In Drosophila teissieri strain GT53w chromosome 2R, Prin_Dtei_1.1, whole genome shotgun sequence, the following proteins share a genomic window:
- the LOC122615120 gene encoding D-aspartate oxidase, whose amino-acid sequence MHFGVLGSGIIGLTTALELQKEFPTARVSVIADRFNEDTVSYVAAGIFRPGTSFMGPTQEITQQWMTDAFNYWDELRRSKEAPLAGVCQLSGYIYSRTSPSIVRNHFIEKLLPVYRRAAEEELKLCHGGWKYGSFFTTCLTESRLFLPYATKKFLENGGEVVRQHVNSFFDVPQNFDVLLNCTGMGAKELCGDQHLVPIRGQVLKVRAPWVKTAFYGDYDTYVLPGFETVTLGGCRQFDSYNTEWCKYDSMAIRERCYDLLPSLRKAEIVRECVGLRPHRSVVRVEPELITNPEGRRLKVVHNYGHGGYGVTTAPGTAKYAVRLVRDLLAGNSKL is encoded by the exons ATGCATTTCGGAGTCTTGGGCAGCGGTATTATCGGTCTTACGACCGCCCTGGAACTCCAGAAGGAGTTTCCCACGGCACGGGTTTCCGTGATTGCGGATCGCTTCAACGAGGACACCGTCAGCTATGTGGCGGCTGGCATTTTCCGGCCTGGAACCAGCTTCATGGGCCCCACCCAGGAAATTACGCA ACAGTGGATGACCGATGCCTTCAACTACTGGGATGAGCTGCGTCGCTCCAAGGAGGCTCCTCTGGCGGGCGTGTGCCAATTATCCGGCTATATATACTCCCGCACGTCCCCCTCCATCGTACGG AACCACTTTATCGAGAAACTACTGCCCGTCTACCGAAGGGCCGCGGAGGAGGAACTGAAGCTTTGCCACGGCGGGTGGAAGTACGGATCCTTCTTCACCACCTGCCTTACGGAGAGCCGGCTCTTCCTGCCCTACGCCACCAAAAA ATTCCTGGAGAACGGAGGAGAGGTTGTCCGTCAGCATGTGAATAGCTTTTTCGATGTGCCGCAGAACTTTGACGTGCTTCTTAACTGCACCGGAATGGGAGCCAAGGAGTTGTGCGGCGACCAGCACCTGGTTCCAATCCGGGGTCAAGTGCTGAAGGTGCGTGCTCCCTGGGTAAAGACAGCTTTCTACGGGGATTACGACACCTACGTGCTGCCCGGATTCGAGACTGTCACCTTGGGAGGATGTCGCCAGTTCGACAGCTACAACACCGAGTGGTGCAAATACGATAGCATGGCCATCCGAGAGCGGTGCTACGATTTGCTGCCCAGTCTCCGGAAGGCGGAGATCGTGCGGGAATGTGTTGGTCTGCGTCCACACCGCTCCGTGGTGCGGGTGGAGCCAGAGCTGATCACGAATCCGGAAGGCAGGCGGCTGAAGGTTGTCCACAACTACGGCCACGGCGGCTACGGGGTGACCACGGCTCCTGGAACGGCGAAGTACGCTGTTCGATTGGTACGCGATCTGCTAGCGGGAAACAGTAAACTGTAG
- the LOC122615119 gene encoding LOW QUALITY PROTEIN: uncharacterized protein LOC122615119 (The sequence of the model RefSeq protein was modified relative to this genomic sequence to represent the inferred CDS: substituted 1 base at 1 genomic stop codon), producing MFDTALGTVLSLMMQFIFLIFYQILAQVVQHPLITTGLCLLGAFAYHADQESLKEIYQRVPVLIRIPLRFWNKSSSRYPASGYGYDMNHGPHTWLPSSLEESNCFQSPVNIDETQIQRLAIRELLNWNHYDDLPASITLENTGRTLILRAQFHGNAPTISGADLLASYTFLELRFHWGWCNSEGSEHTINHRKFPLEMQVMHKTGSGVPRTCTSSYDLLMIGYVFDLSAHNPYLDPLVQNLRLVQKPXSRVQIPPFPISYLMYPFRSGFYSYGGSLTHPPCYQGTEWFIFPESLAISDFQLRHFRLLLGPDGISPIARNSRPVQNMGNRVVSMNCFCPYDAAQLSRMHVELCQQQAQEEHEEDRIEQEQQLELERELERQRERELKVQQERASEAAAIAASEDEGQLVETIDTTTIITSSSNTSICMTTLLRKDSPRELEQPPQMPMMAPNQGSFCNPGIVIFSGSNESKSKCGIHQGTPEELMIHNRGIGVGMNLGGQNGCKADAFCSVGDGVNIGVRMEMVE from the coding sequence ATGTTTGACACCGCATTGGGAACAGTCTTGAGCCTGATGATGCAGTTCATCTTCCTGATATTCTATCAGATCCTGGCACAAGTGGTCCAGCATCCATTGATAACCACTGGACTATGCCTGCTGGGAGCTTTTGCCTACCACGCCGATCAGGAATCACTTAAAGAGATATATCAGCGCGTACCCGTTCTGATTAGGATTCCACTTCGATTTTGGAACAAATCGAGCTCAAGATATCCTGCTTCAGGATATGGGTACGACATGAATCATGGTCCGCATACCTGGTTACCAAGTTCTCTAGAGGAATCAAACTGCTTCCAGAGCCCAGTCAACATCGATGAAACGCAAATTCAACGCTTGGCCATAAGGGAGCTGCTGAACTGGAACCACTACGATGATCTGCCTGCCAGCATCACGCTGGAGAATACGGGTCGGACACTTATCCTCCGGGCCCAGTTCCACGGTAATGCACCAACTATAAGTGGAGCTGATCTCTTGGCCAGCTACACGTTTTTGGAGCTGCGCTTCCACTGGGGGTGGTGCAACAGCGAGGGATCGGAGCATACGATCAACCACCGAAAGTTCCCGCTTGAGATGCAGGTGATGCACAAAACGGGATCGGGTGTTCCCAGGACGTGCACTAGTAGCTATGATCTCCTGATGATCGGGTACGTTTTTGACTTGTCCGCCCACAATCCGTACCTGGATCCCCTGGTGCAGAATTTGCGATTGGTTCAGAAGCCTTGATCGCGTGTGCAGATTCCTCCATTTCCCATATCCTACTTGATGTATCCCTTTCGATCCGGGTTCTACTCCTACGGCGGTTCGCTGACCCATCCGCCCTGCTACCAGGGCACCGAATGGTTCATCTTTCCCGAGTCCCTGGCTATTAGCGACTTTCAGCTGCGTCACTTTCGCCTGCTCCTCGGTCCGGACGGGATTTCGCCCATCGCCCGAAACAGCCGACCAGTCCAAAACATGGGAAATCGGGTCGTAAGCATGAACTGCTTCTGCCCGTATGACGCCGCCCAGTTGTCCAGAATGCATGTGGAGCTTTGCCAGCAACAAGCTCAAGAGGAGCACGAGGAGGACCGTATCGAACAGGAGCAGCAATTGGAACTGGAGCGCGAATTGGAGCGGCAGAGGGAACGGGAACTGAAAGTTCAGCAAGAGCGGGCAAGCGAGGCGGCGGCCATCGCTGCCTCCGAGGACGAGGGCCAGCTGGTGGAGACCATTGATACCACGACCATAATaactagcagcagcaacaccagcataTGCATGACCACGCTTTTGCGCAAGGATTCGCCCAGGGAACTGGAACAGCCACCTCAGATGCCCATGATGGCTCCCAATCAGGGTTCATTTTGCAATCCCGGCATTGTGATTTTCAGCGGCAGCAATGAATCCAAGTCCAAGTGCGGCATCCATCAGGGTACACCAGAGGAGCTCATGATCCATAACAGGGGCATTGGAGTGGGAATGAACTTGGGTGGACAGAACGGCTGCAAGGCTGATGCCTTTTGCAGCGTGGGCGATGGCGTCAACATCGGGGTACGGATGGAGATGGTTGAGTAG
- the LOC122615121 gene encoding ras-related protein Rab-3 translates to MASGGDPKWQKDAADQNFDYMFKLLIIGNSSVGKTSFLFRYADDSFTSAFVSTVGIDFKVKTVFRHDKRVKLQIWDTAGQERYRTITTAYYRGAMGFILMYDVTNEDSFNSVQDWVTQIKTYSWDNAQVILVGNKCDMEDQRVISFERGRQLADQLGVEFFETSAKENVNVKAVFERLVDIICDKMSESLDADPTLVGGGQKGQRLTDQPQGTPNANCNC, encoded by the exons ATGGCGAGTGGCGGAGACCCCAAGTGGCAGAAGGATGCCGCCGACCAGAACTTTGACTACATGTTCAAGCTGCTCATCATTGGCAACTCCAGCGTGGGCAAGACCAGCTTCCTCTTCCGCTACGCCGACGATAGCTTCACATCCGCCTTCGTCTCCACGGTGGGCATCGACTTTAAGGTGAAGACCGTGTTTCGGCACGACAAGCGCGTGAAACTGCAGATCTGG GACACTGCTGGACAGGAGCGGTACCGCACCATCACCACAGCCTACTACCGTGGAGCGATGGGTTTCATCCTGATGTACGACGTCACTAACGAGGACAGTTTTAACTCCGTTCAGGATTG GGTGACACAGATCAAAACGTATTCGTGGGACAATGCCCAGGTGATCCTGGTGGGCAACAAGTGCGACATGGAGGACCAGCGGGTGATCAGCTTCGAACGTGGTCGCCAGTTGGCCGACCAGTTGGGTGTTGAGTTCTTCGAGACGTCCGCGAAGGAGAACGTCAACGTCAAG GCTGTTTTCGAGCGCCTGGTGGACATCATCTGCGACAAGATGTCCGAGAGCCTGGACGCGGACCCGACGTTAGTGGGCGGTGGCCAGAAGGGCCAGAGGTTGACGGATCAGCCGCAGGGCACGCCTAATGCCAACTGCAACTGTTAG